CAGCCTCAAGATGATGCGTTAGCTTTTCCTTTGCTCCAACCATTCCCAAGATGCTTGGATACGTTCCTTTGTTATTACTAGCATCACTTCCTACAGGTTTACCAATAATATCTGCGTCACCTTCAATATCAAGGATATCGTCTTTTATTTGAAATAACAGACCTAATTCTCGTCCAAAGTGACGAAGATTTGATAGATCGTGTTCGGATGCTCCTGCAAGGATTGCGCCTGCTACAAGCGATACGATCATCAAATCACCGGTTTTATGATCGTGAATATATTCTAGTTCCTCGATAGTGAGATCTTTGTTCTCACCTTCCATATCCGAAACTTGACCTCCAACCATTCCAGGTGCACCTGCAGCGCGTGAGAGCTCATTGATCAATGAAACGACACGTTCCGGTTCTTCTGAAATACTTGAAACAAGCTGAAAGCTATATGTAAGCAATGCATCGCCAGCTAAAATAGCTGTAGCCTCACCGAAAACCTTATGATTAGTTGGCTTTCCACGACGGGTATCATCATCATCCATAGCTGGTAAATCATCGTGGATCAACGAATACGTATGAATCATCTCAATCGCACATGCAACCTCTATTCCCTTTTCAATTGGTTGTTCAAACCCTTTAAGTACAGCCAGTAAAAGTACAGGTCTAATTCGTTTGCCACCTGCTTGTAGGGAATAAATCATTGATTTCTTTAATGACTCTGGAGTTTGTAGTGCGTCTATGTAACGATAAAGGCTAGCTTCTAGTTCTTTTTTTGATTCTTCCATAAAAAGCTGAAGGTCTGCTGTCACTCCTGATCCTCCCCACTTAGATCAAGCTCTTCCAACTCACCATCTTCATGAAGGATTTGATCCATTTGCTTTTCAATCTGCTCAAGTTTCACATGGCACTGCTTCGATAGATCCATACCTTGTTGAAACATTTCTATCGCTTGCTCAAGGGGTACATCTCCTTGTTCAAGCTTATCAACAACTTCCTCAAGCTTTTCCATTGCATCTTCAAAGCTAATGGTCTCTTCTTTTTTTGCCATCCGTATCACTCCTTGGTTGATTTTTTACTTTCCCAGTGATTTGACAGATATAGGTTCCATCCGTTACTTGCAGTTCTAACATTTCCTCAGGTTCAGCTTGATCCACTGACTTTATTAACTCTCCAGTGATTTGCTGATAGGCAAGACTATATCCACGACTCATAACTTGTAACGGACTTAGCAAATGAAGCTGCTGTACAATGCCTGAAAATCGCTGTTGATTTCTCGTAAGAATTTGTTCTGATTCTTTTTTCAATGCGATCTTGTGGCGTAACAGCTTGTCCTGCATTAGCTTTATTCGTTCACTTGGATGGTAATAATGTACTGTTTTTGTTAATTGAAGATACGCCGTTTTTTTCTTCTCAACAACTCGTTCTGTTGATCGTTTGAGTTGCTCTATTCGAGTATCTAATTCCTGTTCCTTTTGCCGGATAAGCTGTGCAGGATATTTAAATGCATAGGATTTCTGTAATCGTTCAAGCTGACGTTTCTCCTGTTTCACCCGCTCACGCATACCAATAAGCAGACGCTGTTTTTGCGTAACCGTTCTTTGCAATAAATCAAGGCGGTTTGGTACAGCTAATTCAGCTGCTGCTGTTGGCGTAGGCGCACGTAAATCAGAAACAAAGTCGCTAATTGTAAAATCTGTTTCATGTCCTACTGCAGAGATAATCGGAACATTTGCCGCTGCTATCGTACGCACAACTTGTTCATCATTAAAAGCCCAGAGTTCCTCAATAGATCCGCCACCTCGACCAGCAATAAGAACATCAAATACACCAGCTGCATCCGCTTGTTTAATCGCATGAACAATCGAATCTGGGGCGTGGTCACCTTGTACTAACGCGGGCAGTAATGTAATTTGTGCAATTGGATACCGTCGTTTTAAAGTCGTTACAATATCTCGAACAGCAGCTCCAGTTGGTGATGTTACTACAGCAATACGTTTAGGAAACGAAGGAATTGCTTTTTTTCTTGATGGTGAAAACAATCCTTCCTCTTCTAAAGAGGCCTTTAGCTTTTCGTACGCCAAGTATAAACTACCAATACCATCGGGTTGCATCTCTTTTGCATATAATTGGTATTGCCCGTATGGTTCATATACATTCACTTCTCCACGAATTAAAACCTTCATTCCGTTCTCTGGTTTAAACGCCAAAAAGCGATTATGACCTGCAAACATCACTGCTTGAATCCGGGAGTTCTCATCCTTAACGGAAAAATACATATGTCCTCGACTATGCTGCTTAAAATTAGAGAGCTCTCCCCGTATCCACGTATCTGGGAGTAGGTTGTCTGTTTCGAGTAATCCTTTTATATAACGTGTCAGCTCTGATACTGACAGAATCGATTCAGACATATTATCCCTCCTTATGAACGGTTCAGAGCAGATTCGATTGTGTTTTCAAGTAACATGGTAATAGTCATTGGACCTACTCCACCCGGAACTGGCGTTAAATGGGAAGCAACTGATTCAACATCATCAAAGTCCACGTCACCACATAGCTTGCCATTCTCGTCACGGTTCATACCAACATCAATAACCACTGCACCGGGTTTTACATCTTCTTTTTTAATTAACTTTGCAATACCAACAGCAACAACAAGAATGTCCGCTTGCTTTGTGATTGCACGTAAATCAGGAGTTCTTGAGTGACAGTATGTGACGGTTGCATGTTCATTCAACAGCAATTGTCCAACTGGTTTTCCAACAATGTTACTTCTTCCAACTACAACAGCATGCTTTCCGGAAATCTCCACATTCGATGCTCTGAGTAATTCAATAATGCCATGAGGTGTACATGGCAGAAATGTTTTTTCACCTGTCATCATCTTACCGATACTAATTGGGTGAAATCCGTCTACATCTTTTTCAGGGCTGATCGCTTCTATCACAGCTTGCTCAGAGATTTGCTTAGGCAAAGGTAACTGCACAAGAATCCCATCAATGGTTGGGTCTTGATTCAATTCGTGAATATGAGATAAAAGCTCTGCTTCTGTTGTTTCAGCAGAAAGTTGTTTTAGAACCGAGTGAATTCCCGCTTTTTCACATGAGCGTTGTTTTGAACGAACATACGTCTGTGAAGCCTGGTTGTCTCCAACTAAAATGACCGCTAGTCCTGGAACAATTCCATCACTTGCTAATTTTGCTACTCGTTCTTTCATTTCGGCTTGTTTAGAGGCGGCCAATTGTTTTCCATTCATTAATTCAGCTGTCATCTCAATCACTCCATTGTCGTTAATTTGCAGACTGAAGACACCCGAAA
The nucleotide sequence above comes from Alkalicoccobacillus plakortidis. Encoded proteins:
- the xseA gene encoding exodeoxyribonuclease VII large subunit; the encoded protein is MSESILSVSELTRYIKGLLETDNLLPDTWIRGELSNFKQHSRGHMYFSVKDENSRIQAVMFAGHNRFLAFKPENGMKVLIRGEVNVYEPYGQYQLYAKEMQPDGIGSLYLAYEKLKASLEEEGLFSPSRKKAIPSFPKRIAVVTSPTGAAVRDIVTTLKRRYPIAQITLLPALVQGDHAPDSIVHAIKQADAAGVFDVLIAGRGGGSIEELWAFNDEQVVRTIAAANVPIISAVGHETDFTISDFVSDLRAPTPTAAAELAVPNRLDLLQRTVTQKQRLLIGMRERVKQEKRQLERLQKSYAFKYPAQLIRQKEQELDTRIEQLKRSTERVVEKKKTAYLQLTKTVHYYHPSERIKLMQDKLLRHKIALKKESEQILTRNQQRFSGIVQQLHLLSPLQVMSRGYSLAYQQITGELIKSVDQAEPEEMLELQVTDGTYICQITGKVKNQPRSDTDGKKRRDH
- the folD gene encoding bifunctional methylenetetrahydrofolate dehydrogenase/methenyltetrahydrofolate cyclohydrolase FolD, with amino-acid sequence MTAELMNGKQLAASKQAEMKERVAKLASDGIVPGLAVILVGDNQASQTYVRSKQRSCEKAGIHSVLKQLSAETTEAELLSHIHELNQDPTIDGILVQLPLPKQISEQAVIEAISPEKDVDGFHPISIGKMMTGEKTFLPCTPHGIIELLRASNVEISGKHAVVVGRSNIVGKPVGQLLLNEHATVTYCHSRTPDLRAITKQADILVVAVGIAKLIKKEDVKPGAVVIDVGMNRDENGKLCGDVDFDDVESVASHLTPVPGGVGPMTITMLLENTIESALNRS
- the xseB gene encoding exodeoxyribonuclease VII small subunit, which produces MAKKEETISFEDAMEKLEEVVDKLEQGDVPLEQAIEMFQQGMDLSKQCHVKLEQIEKQMDQILHEDGELEELDLSGEDQE
- a CDS encoding polyprenyl synthetase family protein — encoded protein: MTADLQLFMEESKKELEASLYRYIDALQTPESLKKSMIYSLQAGGKRIRPVLLLAVLKGFEQPIEKGIEVACAIEMIHTYSLIHDDLPAMDDDDTRRGKPTNHKVFGEATAILAGDALLTYSFQLVSSISEEPERVVSLINELSRAAGAPGMVGGQVSDMEGENKDLTIEELEYIHDHKTGDLMIVSLVAGAILAGASEHDLSNLRHFGRELGLLFQIKDDILDIEGDADIIGKPVGSDASNNKGTYPSILGMVGAKEKLTHHLEAALSSLKKVDMDHSVLEELTKYVAFRNH